A genome region from Rhodopseudomonas boonkerdii includes the following:
- a CDS encoding fumarylacetoacetate hydrolase family protein yields the protein MLMTARLATFTINGALKYGAVTDDGVVDLSARYGGDYPTLREAIAHHALQRLIDAAANQPADFALDDVTLQPPIPAPEKIICIGVNYPDRNAEYKDGQDAPKFPSMFMRTPRSFVGHGTPLVRPRASKQLDYEGEVVLVIGKAGRHIAERDALDHIAALTLCNEGTIRDWVRHAKFNVTQGKNFDSTGSFGPWIVPYTDESQIADIRLTTTVNGELRQDDRTSRLIFGFRYLINYISTFTTLVPGDVIVTGTPTGAGARFDPPRYLVPGDMIEIKADGIGTLSNGVIDED from the coding sequence ATGCTTATGACCGCCCGGCTCGCTACTTTTACCATCAACGGCGCGCTGAAATACGGCGCCGTAACCGATGACGGCGTCGTCGATCTCTCCGCGCGTTACGGCGGTGATTATCCGACGCTGCGCGAGGCTATCGCCCATCACGCCTTGCAGCGCCTGATCGATGCCGCCGCCAACCAGCCTGCGGATTTTGCACTGGATGACGTCACCTTGCAGCCACCGATCCCGGCGCCCGAAAAGATCATATGCATCGGTGTGAACTATCCTGATCGCAACGCCGAGTACAAGGACGGCCAGGACGCGCCGAAATTCCCGTCCATGTTCATGCGCACGCCGCGCTCCTTTGTCGGCCATGGCACGCCGCTGGTGCGCCCCCGCGCCTCGAAACAGCTCGATTACGAAGGCGAAGTGGTGCTGGTGATCGGCAAGGCCGGCCGCCACATCGCCGAGCGCGATGCGCTGGATCACATTGCCGCACTGACGCTGTGCAACGAAGGCACCATTCGCGACTGGGTACGGCATGCCAAGTTCAACGTCACGCAAGGCAAGAATTTCGACTCCACCGGCAGTTTCGGGCCGTGGATCGTGCCTTACACCGACGAAAGCCAGATCGCCGACATCCGTCTCACCACCACCGTGAATGGCGAGTTGCGGCAGGACGACCGCACATCGCGGTTGATCTTCGGCTTCCGCTATCTCATCAACTACATCTCGACCTTCACCACGCTGGTGCCGGGCGATGTAATCGTGACGGGTACCCCGACTGGCGCCGGCGCGCGCTTCGATCCGCCGCGCTATCTCGTGCCGGGCGATATGATCGAGATCAAAGCGGACGGCATCGGCACGCTCAGCAATGGCGTGATCGACGAAGACTAG
- a CDS encoding thiamine pyrophosphate-dependent enzyme: MTVLTGGEAIVSGLKAHGIDTVFGLPGAQVYGLFDAFHQAKLKVIGARHEQASGYMAFGYARASGKPGVFSVVPGPGVLNASAAMLTAFGCNEPVMCLTGQVPSDYLGKGRGHLHEMPDQLATLRSFVKWAERIEYPADAPTKVARGFQEMMSGRRGPVALEMPWDVFTQKAETANAAPLAPFGPPPPDPDRIKAAAALIKASKAPMIFVGAGAMDAGAEIIELAEMIDAPVVAFRSGRGVVSNAHELGLTMAAAYNLWPQTDLMIGIGSRMELPATFRWPFRPEGLKSIRIDIDPAEMRRLIVDAPVIADAAEGTRALAAAVSKAGYTRTSGRRATIQAASAKATKDIQVVQPQMDYLNILRDVLPDNAIVTDELSQVGFTSWYGFPVYQPRTFITSGYQGTLGSGFPTALGAKVAHPDRPVVAITGDGGFMFAVQELATAVQFKIGVIVLVFDNNAYGNVRRDQLNVFDGRVVAADLVNPDFVKLAESFGVGAARVKSPAEFKPALEKALADGGPYLIAVDVPRDSEVSPWAFIHPKKP; this comes from the coding sequence ATGACTGTTCTCACCGGCGGCGAAGCGATTGTCAGCGGGCTGAAGGCCCACGGGATCGATACCGTGTTCGGCCTGCCCGGAGCGCAGGTCTACGGATTGTTCGACGCCTTCCATCAGGCCAAGCTGAAGGTCATCGGCGCGCGGCATGAACAGGCCAGCGGCTATATGGCGTTCGGCTACGCTCGCGCCTCCGGCAAGCCCGGCGTGTTCAGCGTGGTACCTGGCCCCGGCGTTCTTAACGCGAGCGCGGCGATGTTGACAGCATTCGGCTGCAACGAGCCTGTGATGTGTCTCACCGGCCAGGTGCCATCAGACTACCTTGGCAAAGGCCGCGGTCACCTGCACGAGATGCCCGACCAGCTTGCGACCTTGCGCAGCTTCGTGAAATGGGCGGAACGGATCGAATATCCAGCGGATGCGCCGACCAAGGTGGCACGCGGATTCCAGGAGATGATGTCCGGCCGGCGCGGCCCCGTCGCGCTGGAAATGCCATGGGATGTGTTCACGCAGAAGGCCGAGACTGCGAATGCGGCACCACTCGCGCCATTTGGGCCGCCCCCGCCCGATCCCGATCGCATCAAGGCCGCGGCAGCACTGATCAAGGCCAGCAAGGCGCCGATGATCTTTGTCGGCGCCGGCGCAATGGACGCGGGCGCCGAAATCATCGAACTCGCCGAGATGATCGACGCCCCCGTGGTCGCGTTCCGCTCCGGCCGCGGCGTTGTCAGCAATGCGCATGAGCTCGGGCTCACCATGGCTGCCGCCTATAATCTGTGGCCGCAGACGGATCTCATGATCGGGATCGGCTCGCGAATGGAATTGCCGGCGACGTTTCGCTGGCCGTTCAGACCGGAAGGACTGAAATCGATCCGCATCGACATCGATCCAGCGGAGATGCGGCGTCTCATCGTCGACGCTCCCGTTATTGCCGATGCAGCGGAAGGCACACGTGCGCTCGCGGCAGCGGTGAGCAAGGCCGGATACACCAGAACATCGGGTCGCCGCGCGACGATCCAGGCAGCATCGGCAAAGGCTACGAAAGACATTCAGGTTGTCCAACCGCAGATGGATTATCTCAACATTCTGCGCGACGTCCTGCCCGACAATGCCATCGTCACCGACGAACTGTCGCAGGTCGGCTTTACCTCATGGTACGGCTTCCCGGTCTATCAGCCGCGCACCTTTATCACGTCAGGTTATCAGGGCACGCTCGGCTCCGGCTTTCCGACGGCGCTCGGTGCCAAGGTGGCGCATCCGGATCGGCCGGTGGTCGCCATCACCGGCGACGGCGGCTTCATGTTCGCGGTGCAGGAACTTGCCACCGCCGTGCAGTTCAAGATCGGTGTGATCGTGCTGGTGTTCGACAACAACGCTTACGGCAATGTGCGGCGTGACCAGCTCAATGTGTTCGATGGCCGCGTCGTGGCGGCGGATCTGGTTAATCCGGATTTCGTCAAACTGGCGGAATCGTTCGGCGTTGGCGCAGCGCGGGTGAAGTCGCCGGCGGAATTCAAGCCCGCACTGGAAAAGGCTCTGGCGGACGGCGGGCCGTATCTGATCGCGGTGGATGTGCCCAGGGATTCCGAAGTAAGTCCGTGGGCATTCATCCATCCGAAGAAGCCGTGA
- a CDS encoding branched-chain amino acid ABC transporter permease: MDLVLQLLFTGIGIGAVYALVALGFVLIFRATNVVNFAQGEFSMVAAYLMVVCAVDLSLPYWLSFIIALAGMAILGVVFNLGVYYPLRHRTYLPVIIATIGASILMANGVLALYGPQPQVLQGWFDTPGIQLGPVYLDNQYLLIIAVTLALVVFNWWFFEHTMIGKKLQATSQDKEMASLLGISVSTMIMITFIYSAVLGGLAGILVAPILFVSIQMGATIALKAFAATIIGGFGDVAGAIIGGIALGIIETFGAAYISVPYKDGFAFLVLVLFLIFRPQGIFGERVAEKA; this comes from the coding sequence ATGGATCTCGTCCTTCAACTTCTCTTCACCGGCATCGGCATTGGCGCCGTCTACGCGCTGGTTGCGCTCGGCTTCGTGCTGATCTTTCGTGCCACCAATGTCGTGAATTTCGCGCAGGGCGAATTCTCCATGGTCGCCGCCTATCTGATGGTGGTCTGCGCAGTCGATCTGTCGCTGCCTTACTGGCTGTCCTTCATCATCGCGCTGGCCGGCATGGCGATCCTCGGCGTCGTCTTCAATCTCGGCGTCTATTATCCGCTGCGTCATCGCACCTATTTGCCGGTCATCATCGCCACCATCGGCGCCTCCATTCTGATGGCCAACGGCGTGCTCGCGCTGTATGGCCCGCAGCCGCAGGTGCTGCAGGGATGGTTCGACACGCCGGGTATCCAGCTCGGTCCGGTCTACCTCGACAACCAGTATCTGCTCATCATCGCCGTCACGCTGGCGCTGGTCGTATTCAACTGGTGGTTCTTCGAACACACTATGATCGGCAAGAAGCTGCAGGCGACCTCGCAGGACAAGGAGATGGCCTCGTTGCTCGGTATCTCCGTGTCCACCATGATCATGATCACCTTCATCTATTCGGCGGTGCTCGGCGGCCTTGCCGGCATTCTGGTGGCGCCGATTCTGTTCGTCTCGATCCAGATGGGCGCCACCATCGCGCTGAAGGCCTTTGCCGCCACCATCATCGGTGGCTTCGGTGACGTCGCCGGCGCCATCATCGGCGGCATTGCGCTGGGGATCATCGAGACCTTCGGCGCCGCCTATATCTCCGTTCCCTACAAGGATGGCTTCGCCTTCCTGGTGCTGGTGCTGTTCCTGATCTTTCGTCCGCAGGGCATCTTCGGCGAGCGTGTCGCGGAGAAAGCATGA
- the hpaD gene encoding 3,4-dihydroxyphenylacetate 2,3-dioxygenase: MPAPVHVFDPPFNILRASHVVLDVTDLAASRKFYEDIVGLHVEDADSDTVYLRAVEEHQHHSLVLRKAADATCHRLGFRVAGENDLDKAGAFFAANGLDYSFVERPFQGRTLQATDPFGFRLELYASMEKRPHLLRRFDLYKGCHPQRLDHFNVFAAELQDTIDFYARLGFRLTEYAEEDGDDGRIAAAWMHRKGNVHDLAFTNGKGPRLHHFAYWVPTAMNIVHLCDVMASSGYLKNLERGPGRHGISNAFFLYVRDPDGHRLELYTCDYQTMDSDHEPLRWSLKDPRRQTLWGAPAPRSWFEQGSPFNGQAVRDPLFVADVTIAD, from the coding sequence ATGCCAGCTCCGGTCCATGTCTTCGATCCCCCCTTCAACATCCTGCGCGCCAGCCATGTGGTGCTGGATGTCACCGATCTCGCAGCGAGCCGTAAATTCTATGAGGATATCGTCGGCCTGCACGTGGAGGACGCCGACAGCGACACCGTCTATCTGCGTGCCGTCGAGGAGCATCAGCATCACTCGCTGGTGCTGCGCAAGGCCGCCGATGCCACCTGCCACCGCCTCGGCTTTCGCGTCGCCGGCGAGAACGATCTCGACAAGGCCGGCGCCTTTTTCGCGGCCAATGGCCTCGACTATTCATTCGTCGAGCGCCCGTTCCAGGGGCGCACGCTGCAGGCTACCGATCCGTTCGGCTTTCGGCTCGAACTCTATGCGTCCATGGAAAAGCGCCCGCATCTGCTTCGCCGCTTCGATCTCTACAAAGGCTGCCATCCGCAGCGGCTCGATCACTTCAATGTCTTCGCCGCCGAGCTGCAGGACACGATCGACTTCTATGCCCGGCTCGGCTTCCGCCTGACCGAGTATGCCGAGGAGGACGGCGACGACGGCCGCATCGCAGCCGCCTGGATGCATCGCAAGGGCAATGTCCACGACCTCGCTTTCACCAATGGCAAGGGACCGCGGCTGCATCACTTCGCCTATTGGGTTCCGACGGCAATGAACATCGTGCACCTGTGCGATGTGATGGCGTCCTCGGGCTATCTCAAGAATCTCGAACGCGGACCGGGGCGGCACGGCATCTCCAACGCGTTCTTCCTCTATGTGCGCGATCCCGACGGGCATCGCCTCGAACTCTACACCTGCGACTATCAGACCATGGACAGCGATCACGAGCCGCTGCGCTGGTCGCTGAAGGACCCGCGCCGACAGACCTTGTGGGGCGCACCTGCCCCGCGCTCATGGTTCGAACAGGGCTCGCCATTCAACGGACAGGCCGTGCGCGATCCGCTGTTCGTGGCGGATGTGACGATTGCGGATTGA
- the hpaE gene encoding 5-carboxymethyl-2-hydroxymuconate semialdehyde dehydrogenase yields the protein MAKPPADPAAVFAANQERAAPLLTALRANGIKHRIDGDVIASSSGETFETTSPIDGTVLAGVARGTKDDIDKAAKAAQRAFKAWRDMASAARRKLLHRIADAIEDHADDIATLECIDTGQAWRFMSKAAVRGAENFRFYADRCVEARDGLNTPAEEHWNISTRVPIGPVGVITPWNTPFMLSTWKIAPALAAGCTVVHKPAEWSPVTADLLAKLAKEAGLPDGVLNTVHGIGEEAGKALTEHPIIKAIAFVGESATGSAIMAQGAPTLKRVHFELGGKNPVIVFDDADLDRALDAVVFMIYSLNGERCTSSSRLLIQSSVADKFIEKLAARVMALKIGHPLDPATEIGPLIHERHHAKVCSYFDIARKDGATIAVGGKAHDGPGGGHYVQPTLVIDAKPGMRVAQEEVFGPFLTVIPFKDEADAIAIANDVQYGLTGYVWTSDMGRALRVADALEAGMIWLNSENVRHLPTPFGGMKASGIGRDGGDYSFDFYMETKHVSLAKGTHKIQRMGLPSS from the coding sequence ATGGCTAAGCCTCCCGCCGATCCCGCTGCCGTGTTCGCCGCCAATCAGGAACGCGCCGCGCCGCTGCTGACGGCTCTGCGCGCAAATGGCATCAAGCATCGCATCGATGGCGACGTCATCGCGTCCTCATCGGGAGAGACCTTCGAGACGACCTCGCCCATCGACGGCACCGTGCTTGCCGGCGTCGCGCGCGGCACCAAGGACGATATCGACAAGGCGGCGAAGGCTGCGCAACGCGCCTTCAAGGCGTGGCGCGACATGGCGTCGGCTGCGCGGCGCAAGCTGCTGCACCGGATCGCCGATGCCATCGAGGACCACGCCGACGACATCGCGACACTGGAATGTATCGACACCGGCCAGGCCTGGCGCTTCATGTCCAAGGCGGCGGTGCGCGGCGCGGAGAATTTCCGTTTCTATGCCGACCGCTGTGTCGAAGCGCGTGACGGGCTGAACACGCCAGCGGAAGAGCACTGGAACATCTCGACCCGTGTGCCGATCGGCCCTGTCGGCGTCATCACGCCCTGGAACACCCCCTTCATGCTCTCCACCTGGAAGATCGCACCGGCCCTCGCCGCCGGCTGCACGGTGGTGCACAAACCGGCGGAATGGTCGCCGGTGACGGCGGATCTGCTGGCGAAGCTTGCCAAGGAGGCGGGCCTGCCCGATGGCGTGCTCAACACCGTACACGGTATCGGCGAGGAAGCCGGCAAGGCGCTGACCGAGCACCCCATCATCAAGGCGATCGCCTTTGTCGGCGAAAGCGCGACGGGCTCGGCGATCATGGCGCAGGGCGCTCCGACGCTGAAGCGTGTGCATTTCGAACTCGGCGGCAAGAATCCGGTGATCGTATTCGACGACGCCGATCTCGACCGTGCACTCGACGCCGTCGTTTTCATGATCTATTCGCTGAATGGCGAGCGCTGCACCTCATCGAGCCGGTTGCTGATCCAGAGCAGTGTTGCGGATAAGTTCATCGAGAAGCTCGCAGCACGCGTGATGGCGCTGAAGATCGGGCATCCGCTCGATCCAGCCACCGAAATCGGACCGCTGATCCACGAACGGCATCATGCCAAGGTGTGCAGCTATTTCGACATCGCCCGCAAGGACGGCGCCACCATCGCCGTCGGCGGCAAGGCGCATGACGGTCCAGGCGGCGGGCACTATGTGCAGCCGACGCTGGTGATCGATGCCAAGCCCGGCATGCGGGTGGCGCAGGAAGAGGTGTTTGGCCCATTCCTCACGGTGATCCCGTTCAAAGACGAAGCTGACGCCATCGCCATCGCCAATGACGTGCAATATGGCCTCACCGGTTATGTCTGGACCAGTGACATGGGCCGCGCCCTGCGCGTCGCCGATGCGCTGGAGGCCGGGATGATCTGGCTGAACTCGGAAAATGTCCGGCACCTGCCGACGCCCTTCGGCGGCATGAAGGCGTCAGGCATCGGCCGCGATGGCGGCGACTATTCGTTTGACTTCTACATGGAAACCAAACACGTCTCGCTGGCGAAGGGGACGCACAAGATTCAGAGGATGGGTTTGCCCTCATCCTGA
- a CDS encoding ABC transporter substrate-binding protein produces the protein MTLTRRGFTAGMAAGFAAPYIIGSARAQGGGTIKIGMCAPITGPAAEAGKYATGGAKLAVEAINKAGGILGKQIELIIEDDQTTNPGIVLAFSKLAANPEIVGFLGSIRSTQVHAMAPDVLKLGKPVMFGGTDPNLTKLGNPWLFRFRPNDSYSGRVIAEYGVKTLGKKKWAVLHSTDAFGTAGGKALTEALGKLDATVAIDQGYANQSQDFTPVVLAIKQSGADILGSYFTFENDLGIFARQLRQLGVNIPWVGSPSIVNVTALKLAGPALYGTYGVADYAEESSEAAKAFGKAYRDAYKVAPDNQSSWPYDAINVLALAIKNAGSTDPQKIREAIVAIKKYPGAEGEYNFDKNGDGLHGYNIVKNDKGNIVFDKHIEFDD, from the coding sequence ATGACGCTGACCCGACGTGGATTCACGGCCGGCATGGCCGCCGGTTTTGCTGCCCCCTACATCATCGGAAGCGCGCGCGCCCAAGGTGGCGGGACCATCAAGATCGGCATGTGCGCGCCGATTACAGGTCCGGCGGCCGAAGCCGGCAAATATGCGACCGGCGGCGCCAAGCTCGCGGTTGAGGCCATCAACAAGGCCGGCGGCATTCTCGGCAAGCAGATCGAGCTGATCATCGAGGACGACCAGACCACGAATCCCGGCATCGTGCTGGCCTTCTCCAAGCTCGCCGCCAATCCCGAGATCGTGGGTTTCCTCGGCTCGATCCGCTCCACCCAGGTGCATGCGATGGCGCCGGATGTGCTCAAGCTCGGCAAGCCCGTGATGTTCGGCGGCACCGATCCGAACCTCACCAAGCTCGGCAATCCCTGGCTGTTCCGCTTCCGGCCCAATGACAGCTATTCCGGCCGTGTCATCGCCGAATATGGCGTGAAGACGCTGGGCAAGAAGAAATGGGCGGTGCTGCACTCCACCGACGCCTTCGGCACCGCTGGCGGCAAGGCGCTCACCGAAGCGCTCGGCAAGCTGGACGCCACCGTGGCGATCGACCAGGGCTATGCCAATCAGAGTCAGGATTTCACGCCGGTCGTGCTCGCCATCAAGCAGTCCGGCGCCGACATTCTCGGCTCCTATTTCACCTTCGAGAACGATCTCGGCATCTTCGCCCGCCAGCTGCGCCAGCTTGGCGTCAATATCCCGTGGGTCGGCTCGCCCTCGATCGTCAATGTCACTGCGCTGAAGCTCGCCGGCCCGGCACTATACGGCACCTATGGGGTGGCCGATTACGCCGAGGAGTCGTCGGAGGCGGCCAAGGCCTTCGGCAAGGCCTACCGCGATGCCTACAAGGTGGCGCCGGACAATCAGAGTTCGTGGCCGTATGACGCCATCAATGTGCTGGCACTGGCGATCAAGAATGCCGGCTCCACCGATCCGCAGAAGATCCGGGAGGCGATCGTCGCCATCAAGAAATATCCGGGCGCTGAAGGTGAATATAACTTCGACAAGAACGGCGACGGCCTGCACGGATACAACATCGTGAAGAACGACAAGGGCAACATTGTCTTCGACAAGCATATCGAGTTCGACGATTGA
- a CDS encoding 5-carboxymethyl-2-hydroxymuconate Delta-isomerase — MPHFSIEYSADLDGTIDISALCEVVRNAAVQTGIFPLGGIRVRAIRCEHYAIADGRAGLSFLDILLRIGDGRSLDARQKAGAQIFDAVSAYLEPAFATGRFALSFDMQINDPATSWKRNTIHDLLKAEGYHG; from the coding sequence ATGCCTCATTTCAGCATCGAATATTCGGCCGATCTCGACGGCACCATCGATATCTCCGCACTGTGCGAAGTCGTACGCAACGCTGCGGTGCAGACCGGCATCTTCCCGCTCGGCGGCATCCGCGTGCGCGCGATCCGCTGCGAGCATTATGCCATTGCCGACGGTCGCGCCGGGCTCAGCTTTCTCGATATCCTCCTGCGCATCGGCGACGGCCGCTCACTCGACGCGCGACAAAAAGCCGGCGCGCAGATTTTCGACGCGGTGTCCGCCTATCTCGAACCTGCTTTCGCCACCGGCCGCTTCGCGCTGTCCTTCGACATGCAGATCAACGACCCCGCGACGAGCTGGAAGCGCAACACCATTCACGACCTGCTGAAAGCCGAGGGCTACCATGGCTAA
- the hpaR gene encoding homoprotocatechuate degradation operon regulator HpaR — protein sequence MTSAGKSRAPAKIPMRDFSQSLPMSLLRAREGVMRHFRPSLRAHDLTEQQWRILRALAAHGEIEVTELARVAFLLGPSLSRILRDLEQRKVIARRLLKSDLRRSIVSITPKGLKLIETVAPVSEAIYGEMTKRFGARKLADLQAMLHELETCLRAMPAENGDASDDEMDNAPA from the coding sequence ATGACTTCAGCCGGCAAATCGCGCGCTCCCGCCAAAATCCCGATGCGTGACTTTTCCCAATCGCTGCCGATGTCGCTGCTGCGGGCGCGGGAAGGGGTGATGCGGCATTTCCGTCCGTCGCTGCGGGCCCACGATCTCACCGAGCAGCAATGGCGTATCCTGCGCGCGCTGGCGGCGCACGGCGAAATCGAGGTGACGGAACTGGCGCGCGTCGCGTTCCTGCTCGGGCCGAGCCTGTCGCGAATCCTGCGCGATCTCGAACAGCGGAAGGTGATCGCGCGCCGCTTGCTGAAATCCGATTTGCGCCGCAGCATCGTCTCGATCACACCAAAGGGATTGAAATTGATCGAGACGGTGGCGCCCGTGTCGGAGGCGATCTATGGCGAAATGACGAAGCGTTTCGGCGCGCGCAAACTCGCCGATTTGCAGGCGATGCTGCACGAACTGGAAACATGCCTGCGGGCGATGCCGGCGGAAAATGGCGATGCGAGCGACGACGAGATGGATAACGCGCCTGCATAA
- a CDS encoding branched-chain amino acid ABC transporter ATP-binding protein/permease has translation MSTTENIQSVADIARPKPVLIRHAPYFIGAAIVVFLAASMRFDGYILNILMQATTFAIAVFGLSVVLGLCGQINLAQAAFFGFGAYAVGLGTTDFQLNYWICLLGGCAMALAAGALLGLSTLRLGGHYLAMVTISFQQIVTLIMINAIWLTKGPDGVSKIGRPSIFLSSQAYLAFCVAVLAIVGYLVWHLPDTRLGRAMRAVRDNELAAGVNGIDVFRTKIYAFAICALLGGLGGGLFAGGFAYISPDQFSFAESIVFLTMSLLGGVASPIGSAIGTGLLILIPEWLRFLKSVPGLYLAIYGLSVILIIRFMPDGIWGFVAAAYDRLRPPKTVAPSTAPLVLKPAAIGDDMVLRVTGLSKHFGGLKAVDEVDIAVHRGGVHALIGPNGSGKTTTLNVLSGLYEATAGKVVLDGTDVTAMPPHVRAAAGLGRTFQNIRLFRSMTALENVIIGAERPGNTLVGKGDHAALAERALAALTFVGLGSRANELISSFSYGHQRLIEIARALAGNPTLLLLDEPAAGLNSSEKLELHELLKRIAAQGLTILIIDHDMTLVSEAAQHITVLNFGRRIADGESMAVLRHPDVVSAYLGTA, from the coding sequence ATGAGCACCACCGAAAACATCCAGTCGGTCGCCGACATCGCGCGCCCGAAACCGGTGCTGATCCGCCACGCGCCCTATTTCATCGGTGCGGCGATCGTCGTCTTCCTCGCGGCATCGATGCGGTTCGATGGCTACATCCTCAATATCCTGATGCAGGCCACCACTTTCGCCATCGCCGTGTTCGGCCTGTCGGTCGTGCTCGGGCTGTGCGGGCAGATCAATCTGGCGCAGGCGGCCTTCTTCGGCTTTGGCGCCTATGCCGTCGGTCTCGGCACAACCGATTTTCAGCTCAATTACTGGATCTGTCTGCTCGGTGGCTGCGCCATGGCGCTGGCCGCCGGCGCTCTCCTTGGTCTGTCCACGCTGCGGCTCGGCGGGCATTACCTTGCCATGGTGACCATCTCGTTCCAGCAGATCGTCACGCTGATCATGATCAACGCCATCTGGCTCACCAAGGGGCCCGACGGCGTATCGAAGATCGGGCGCCCATCGATCTTTCTGTCGTCGCAGGCCTATCTCGCTTTCTGCGTCGCGGTGCTCGCCATCGTCGGTTATCTCGTCTGGCATCTGCCCGATACGCGGCTCGGCCGCGCCATGCGGGCCGTGCGTGACAATGAGCTGGCAGCAGGCGTCAACGGCATCGATGTCTTCCGTACCAAGATCTACGCCTTCGCCATCTGTGCGTTGCTCGGTGGTCTCGGCGGCGGCCTGTTCGCGGGCGGTTTCGCCTACATTTCGCCGGATCAGTTTTCCTTCGCGGAATCCATTGTGTTCCTCACGATGTCGCTGCTCGGCGGCGTGGCGTCGCCGATCGGTTCGGCCATCGGCACGGGTCTCCTCATCTTGATCCCGGAATGGCTGCGCTTCCTGAAGAGCGTGCCGGGCCTCTACCTCGCCATCTACGGCCTGTCGGTGATCCTGATCATCCGTTTCATGCCCGATGGCATCTGGGGTTTTGTCGCTGCGGCCTATGATCGCCTGCGTCCGCCGAAGACGGTGGCGCCGTCCACCGCGCCGCTGGTTCTCAAGCCTGCGGCCATCGGCGACGACATGGTGCTGCGGGTCACCGGCTTGTCCAAGCATTTCGGTGGCCTCAAGGCCGTCGACGAAGTGGATATCGCCGTGCATCGCGGCGGCGTCCATGCGTTGATCGGGCCTAACGGCTCGGGCAAGACGACGACCCTCAATGTGCTCTCGGGTCTCTACGAGGCGACCGCGGGCAAGGTCGTGCTCGACGGCACCGATGTCACGGCCATGCCGCCGCATGTCCGTGCCGCTGCCGGCCTCGGCCGCACTTTCCAGAACATTCGTCTGTTCCGTTCCATGACGGCGTTGGAGAACGTCATCATCGGTGCCGAGAGGCCGGGCAACACGTTGGTCGGCAAGGGCGATCATGCGGCTCTTGCCGAACGCGCGCTCGCGGCGCTGACCTTCGTCGGCCTCGGCAGCCGCGCCAATGAGTTGATTTCCAGTTTCTCCTACGGCCATCAGCGTCTGATCGAGATCGCCCGTGCGCTCGCCGGCAATCCGACTCTGCTGTTGCTCGACGAACCCGCTGCCGGTCTGAATTCGTCGGAGAAGCTTGAACTGCACGAACTGCTCAAGCGCATCGCCGCGCAAGGGCTCACGATTCTGATCATCGATCACGACATGACGCTGGTGTCGGAAGCCGCCCAGCACATTACTGTGCTCAATTTCGGACGTCGCATCGCGGATGGCGAGTCCATGGCCGTGCTGCGCCACCCCGACGTTGTCTCCGCCTATCTGGGAACTGCGTAA
- a CDS encoding ABC transporter ATP-binding protein codes for MALLEIKDLHVRYGEIVALQGISFKVEEGQVVTLLGANGAGKSTTLRAISGLAKPASGDILFDGKSIAGLGPEAIVRMGISHVPEGRRVFPGLTVKENIMLGASNRKVGKAELSREADAMFDLFPDIRKFSDALGWTLSGGQLQMVAVARGLMARPRLLLLDEPSLGLAPVIVQAVFRIITEIRQSTTVLLVEQNARMGLSVADHGYVLETGRIVLDGKPEDLWANEAIAAAYLGGHGRPAAGLPAH; via the coding sequence ATGGCGCTGCTCGAAATCAAGGACCTCCACGTCCGCTACGGCGAAATCGTCGCGCTGCAGGGCATCAGCTTCAAGGTCGAGGAAGGGCAGGTGGTGACGCTGCTGGGTGCCAACGGTGCCGGCAAGTCCACCACGCTGCGCGCCATTTCCGGCCTCGCCAAGCCGGCCTCCGGTGACATCCTTTTCGATGGCAAGTCGATCGCCGGCCTCGGCCCGGAAGCCATCGTGCGCATGGGCATCTCCCATGTGCCGGAGGGCAGGCGTGTCTTCCCCGGCCTCACGGTGAAAGAGAACATCATGCTCGGCGCCTCCAACCGGAAGGTCGGCAAGGCCGAGCTGTCGCGCGAGGCGGATGCGATGTTCGATCTCTTTCCGGACATTCGCAAATTCTCCGACGCGCTCGGCTGGACGCTGTCTGGCGGCCAGTTGCAGATGGTGGCGGTTGCGCGCGGATTGATGGCTCGGCCGCGGCTGTTGCTGCTCGATGAGCCGTCGCTCGGCCTTGCGCCGGTCATCGTGCAGGCGGTGTTCCGCATCATCACCGAGATCCGCCAGTCCACGACGGTCTTGCTTGTGGAGCAAAATGCGCGCATGGGACTTTCTGTCGCCGATCATGGCTACGTGCTGGAAACCGGCCGTATCGTGCTCGACGGCAAACCGGAGGATCTCTGGGCCAACGAGGCCATTGCAGCCGCCTATCTCGGTGGCCACGGCAGACCCGCTGCGGGCTTGCCTGCGCATTGA